DNA from Mycolicibacterium alvei:
TGGGCTCGACGCCGTGCATGAGCACCACGTCCCGGTTGCTGCCCGGGGGACGGCAGTGCGAGATCCGCATCGAGGGCCATACGAGTTCGCGCGTGACGCCGTCGACCTGGCGGATCACCGGACGATTCACCTGATAGTCGTAGTACGACTCGTCATCGATCTCCACGATCGGCTGGGCTTCCCAGATCTCATCCAGATGGTCCAGCGCGTCACTGGCCGCATCACCGGCGTCATTCCAACCCTCGAAGGCAGCCACGACGATGGCGTCCTTCAAGTCAGGCAGGTTCATACGCCGGCCAGCGTTCGGATACGACGGTGTCACACCTTCAGCGTAAGCCCTCCGATGGTGCCGACGAGCCCGTTGTGCCCGCGGGTCGCCGCCACGCCCATCAGCTGGTTTGATAGACCGACTACCCTGTTGACGTGGCTGCCGCCGGCCGATCTGCCCGCGACGTCGACCAGGTCGACACCGTGTCGCAGAGCATGGTGGTGGGCGCCGGCTCGGTAGCGACGAAATGCGTTCGGCAGCAATCTGGTCAAGGGCACGTGTTGCAAGTGGGTCGGGTCGATCGCAGCGACGAGTTGGGCGTCCATACGTCGATCGGGTGACGACGTAGACTCATCTGGTCGAGAGGCGTTGCAACGGTTATGTGAGGGGGCTGGGCCCCCTCTCGATAACCGCCACGCTCGGCAGAGTCAAGGACGCCTTCCGTTATGGAAGGAGTGCATTGTGAACGCCCCCGAGCCAAAAATCTTTGACCCGAACATTCGCCCCGACTGCACCGACGCACTGACGGCAACGCTGGGCCGGCGGATCATGGTGATCGACGGCGCGATGGGCACCGCGATCCAGCGGGACCGGCCCGACGAGGCCGGCTATCGCGGCGAGCGGTTCAAGGACTGGCCAAGCGATCTTCAGGGCAACAACGATCTGCTGAACCTGACGCAGCCGCACATCATCGAGGCGATCCACCGTGAGTACCTCGAGGCGGGCGCCGACATCCTGGAGACCAACACGTTCAACGCGAACGCGGTTTCTCTTTCCGATTACGGCATGGCGGACCTGAGCTACGAGGTGAACTACGCCGGCGCCGCCCTGGCCCGAAAGTCCTGCGACGAATTCAGTACTCCGGACAAGCCGCGCTACGTCGCCGGCGCTCTGGGCCCGACGACGCGGACCGCGTCGATCTCGCCGGATGTCAACGACCCCGGCGCGCGCAACGTCTCCTACGACCAGCTGGTTGCCGCCTACCGTGAAGCTGCCGGCGGCCTGGTCGACGGCGGTGCCGACCTCATCATCATCGAGACGATCTTCGACACGCTGAACGCCAAGGCCGCGGTGTTCGCCCTCGAGACGCTGTTCGAGGACCGCGGGCGCCGCTGGCCGGTGATCATCTCTGGCACCATCACCGATGCTTCCGGGCGCACGCTGTCCGGTCAGGTCACCGAGGCGTTCTGGAACTCGGTCCGGCACGCCAACCCGATCGCGGTGGGACTCAACTGCGCCCTCGGCGCGCCCGAGATGAGGCCCTACATCGCCGAGATGTCGCGGATCGCGGACACCTTCGTCTCCTGCTATCCGAACGCGGGCCTGCCCAACGCCTTTGCCGAGTATGACGAATCCCCGGAGAGCCAGGCCTCCTATATTGCGGAGTTCGCCGAGGCCGGCCTGATCAACCTGGCCGGTGGTTGCTGCGGGACGACACCGGCGCACATCGCCAAGATCGTCGAAGCCGTCGAGGGCAAGCCGCCGCGGGTCCTGCCGGAGATTCCGGTGGCCACCCGACTGTCGGGGCTGGAGCCGCTCAACATCACCGAGGATTCCCTGTTCGTCAACATCGGTGAGCGCACCAACATCACCGGCTCGGCCCGGTTCCGCAACCTGATCAAGGCCGAGGACTACGACACCGCGCTGTCGGTCGCCCTGCAGCAGGTGGAGGTCGGTGCGCAGGTCATCGACATCAACATGGACGAGGGCATGATCGACGGTGTCGCCGCGATGGACCGGTTCACCAAGCTGATCGCGTCCGAGCCCGACATCAGCCGCGTCCCGGTGATGATCGATTCTTCCAAATGGGAGGTCATCGAGGCGGGCCTGAAGAACGTGCAGGGCAAGCCGATCGTCAACTCGATCTCCATGAAGGAGGGCGAGGAGAAGTTCATCCGCGAGGCCCGGCTGTGCCGCAAGTACGGCGCCGCCGTCGTCGTGATGGCCTTCGACGAGCAGGGGCAGGCCGACAACCTGGAGCGCCGCAAGGAGATCTGCGGGCGCGCCTACCGGGTCCTGACCGAAGAGGTCGGCTTCCCGGCCGAGGACATCATCTTCGACCCGAACTGCTTTGCCCTGGCGACCGGTATCGAGGAGCACGCGACGTACGGGATCGACTTCATCGAGGCCTGCGCCTGGATCAAGGAGAACCTGCCCGGCGTGCACCTCTCCGGTGGCATCTCGAACGTGTCGTTCTCGTTCCGGGGCAACAACCCGGTCCGCGAGGCGATCCACGCGGTGTTCCTGTTCCACGCCATCAAGGCCGGCCTGGACATGGGCATCGTCAACGCCGGCGCGCTGGTGCCCTACGACTCGATCGATCCCGAGTTGCGGGACCGGATCGAGGACGTCGTGCTGAACCGTCGGGCGGACGCCGCCGAGCGGCTGCTGGAGATCGCCGAACGGTTCAACAGCGCGGACAAGGCTGAAGATCCGGCCGCGGCGGGGTGGCGCAGCCTGCCGGTCCGCGAACGGATCACACACGCCCTGGTCAAGGGCATCGACGCCGACGTCGAGATCGACACCGAGGAGCTGCGGGCCGAGATCTCCGCCGCGGGAGGGCGGCCGATCGAGGTGATCGAAGGCCCACTGATGGACGGGATGAACGTCGTCGGTGACCTCTTCGGCGCAGGCAAGATGTTCCTGCCCCAGGTCGTGAAGTCGGCCCGGGTGATGAAGAAGGCGGTGGCGTACCTACTGCCGTACATCGAGGCGGAGAAGCAGCCCGGCGA
Protein-coding regions in this window:
- the metH gene encoding methionine synthase, translating into MNAPEPKIFDPNIRPDCTDALTATLGRRIMVIDGAMGTAIQRDRPDEAGYRGERFKDWPSDLQGNNDLLNLTQPHIIEAIHREYLEAGADILETNTFNANAVSLSDYGMADLSYEVNYAGAALARKSCDEFSTPDKPRYVAGALGPTTRTASISPDVNDPGARNVSYDQLVAAYREAAGGLVDGGADLIIIETIFDTLNAKAAVFALETLFEDRGRRWPVIISGTITDASGRTLSGQVTEAFWNSVRHANPIAVGLNCALGAPEMRPYIAEMSRIADTFVSCYPNAGLPNAFAEYDESPESQASYIAEFAEAGLINLAGGCCGTTPAHIAKIVEAVEGKPPRVLPEIPVATRLSGLEPLNITEDSLFVNIGERTNITGSARFRNLIKAEDYDTALSVALQQVEVGAQVIDINMDEGMIDGVAAMDRFTKLIASEPDISRVPVMIDSSKWEVIEAGLKNVQGKPIVNSISMKEGEEKFIREARLCRKYGAAVVVMAFDEQGQADNLERRKEICGRAYRVLTEEVGFPAEDIIFDPNCFALATGIEEHATYGIDFIEACAWIKENLPGVHLSGGISNVSFSFRGNNPVREAIHAVFLFHAIKAGLDMGIVNAGALVPYDSIDPELRDRIEDVVLNRRADAAERLLEIAERFNSADKAEDPAAAGWRSLPVRERITHALVKGIDADVEIDTEELRAEISAAGGRPIEVIEGPLMDGMNVVGDLFGAGKMFLPQVVKSARVMKKAVAYLLPYIEAEKQPGDAERTNGTIVMATVKGDVHDIGKNIVGVVLQCNNYTVIDLGVMVPAQKILDAAKEHNADIVGLSGLITPSLDEMVNFAVEMERQGFEIPLLIGGATTSRAHTAVKISPRRSGPVVWVKDASRSVPVAAALLDDKQRPALLESTEADYAALRERHAQKNERPMLTLEKARANRTPIEWDGYTPPVPAQGLGVREFENYDLAELREYIDWQPFFNAWEMKGRFPDILNNPASGEAARKLYDDAQEMLDTLIKEKWLRANGVIGFFPANAVGDDIEVYTDDTRTEVLTTLHNLRQQGEHREGIPNRSLGDFIAPKETGLADYVGAFAVTAGLGSTDKIMEFKAALDDYSAILLESLADRLAEAFAERMHQRVREEFWGNQPDEHLDNEALIGEKYVGIRPAPGYPACPEHTEKATLWKLMDVTERTGIELTDSMAMWPGAAVSGWYFSHPQSQYFVVGRMAQDQVADYAKRKGWTLGEAERWLGSNLAYNPED